In Musa acuminata AAA Group cultivar baxijiao chromosome BXJ3-9, Cavendish_Baxijiao_AAA, whole genome shotgun sequence, a single genomic region encodes these proteins:
- the LOC103998377 gene encoding enhancer of polycomb-like protein 1 isoform X1, which yields MTRLSFRPRPLDIHKKLPIVKSIKEFEEDETLVTAASTRNSQLLWTAVENENEVHQTRSKASSQEIPTPQFIVVDTYERDYACTFTQTTSYIRGRGARAEIGEFVEYDLDNEDDEWLEEFNHDKMTLTPEKCETILFKLEVMDYKARERAGVITPTFGSPIPVLLQLDAAAEALQFLSVRYPVFQSVYSYWKAKREWWQKPILRHLQPPPPVNDSNPYNVFRPREKAHRLHMRRMQRRENNVQSFEKLRQVRHNLDQAKKVLRSLIKREEKKREIVECKVKIQRIQIKYKHEAYLIEDGFRSFQQLSSKFTSSEEVYVDSDDTINGHQDVISATVHPKFADFKLVAVPTVRMKRELKQRTLSNGRTRKRDLYEPVMLFTESLDPDKLAVAGIVPPVLPAEDSSVAPPYQFHGRIGRGGRIIFDRWNPLFEAPIGQESSLYLPPNPVPPSPIG from the exons ATGACTAGGCTTTCGTTCAGGCCTCGGCCACTTGACATTCACAAGAAGCTTCCCATTGTCAAATCCATTAAAGAATTTGAGGAAGATGAGACACTTGTCACAGCTGCATCCACCCGCAACTCACAGCTGCTCTGGACTGCAGTTGAGAATGAGAATGAG gTGCATCAAACTCGTAGCAAGGCAAGTTCTCAAGAAATACCTACCCCCCAGTTCATTGTTGTGGACACATACGAAAGAGACTATGCTTGCACCTTCACACAAACCACATCATATATACGTGGAAGAGGAG CTCGGGCTGAGATTGGTGAATTTGTTGAATATGACCTGGATAATGAAGATGATGAATGGCTTGAAGAGTTCAACCATGATAAGATGACTCTTACACCTGAAAA ATGTGAGACCATTTTGTTCAAGTTGGAGGTTATGGATTATAAAGCTCGAGAACGAGCAGGAGTCATAACACCTACTTTTGGATCACCGATTCCTGTTCTTTTACAACTTGATGCAGCAGCAGAG GCTTTACAATTCCTATCTGTACGATATCCGGTATTCCAGTCTGTATATAGCTATTGGAAAGCAAAG AGAGAATGGTGGCAAAAACCTATATTGCGGCACTTGCAG CCTCCTCCACCAGTTAATGATTCAAATCCTTATAATGTATTCAGACCGAGGGAAAAGGCACACCGTCTTCACATGAGAAGG ATGCAAAGGAGGGAAAACAATGTGCAGTCATTTGAAAAACTTCGCCAG GTCAGGCATAACTTGGACCAGGCAAAGAAAGTGCTAAGATCTTTGATTAAG agagaagaaaagaagcggGAGATTGTTGAGTGCAAGGTCAAAATTCAAAGAATCCAGATTAAGTATAAG CATGAGGCATATCTCATTGAAGATGGATTCCGAAGCTTCCAACAACTTTCAAGCAAATTTACATCAAGTGAAGAGGTTTATGTTGATTCAGATGACACAATTAATGGTCATCAGGATGTTATCTCTGCCACTGTCCATCCAAAGTTTGCAGATTTCAAACTTGTTGCAGTCCCTACAGTACGAATGAAACGGGAGCTGAAGCAGAGGACTCTGTCAAATGGGCGTACAAGAAAGAGG GACTTGTATGAGCCAGTCATGCTGTTCACCGAATCTTTGGATCCAGACAAGCTTGCTGTTGCAGGCATTGTGCCACCAGTACTACCTGCTGAGGATAGCTCAGTTGCACCACCATACCAATTCCATGGTCGGATTGGTCGTGGAGGGCGCATCATCTTTGATCGATGGAACCCTCTTTTTGAAGCTCCAATTGGCCAGGAGAGCTCACTCTATCTACCACCAAATCCAGTGCCTCCCTCACCGATTGGCTGA
- the LOC103998377 gene encoding enhancer of polycomb-like protein 1 isoform X2, producing the protein MTRLSFRPRPLDIHKKLPIVKSIKEFEEDETLVTAASTRNSQLLWTAVENENEVHQTRSKASSQEIPTPQFIVVDTYERDYACTFTQTTSYIRGRGARAEIGEFVEYDLDNEDDEWLEEFNHDKMTLTPEKCETILFKLEVMDYKARERAGVITPTFGSPIPVLLQLDAAAEALQFLSVRYPVFQSVYSYWKAKPPPPVNDSNPYNVFRPREKAHRLHMRRMQRRENNVQSFEKLRQVRHNLDQAKKVLRSLIKREEKKREIVECKVKIQRIQIKYKHEAYLIEDGFRSFQQLSSKFTSSEEVYVDSDDTINGHQDVISATVHPKFADFKLVAVPTVRMKRELKQRTLSNGRTRKRDLYEPVMLFTESLDPDKLAVAGIVPPVLPAEDSSVAPPYQFHGRIGRGGRIIFDRWNPLFEAPIGQESSLYLPPNPVPPSPIG; encoded by the exons ATGACTAGGCTTTCGTTCAGGCCTCGGCCACTTGACATTCACAAGAAGCTTCCCATTGTCAAATCCATTAAAGAATTTGAGGAAGATGAGACACTTGTCACAGCTGCATCCACCCGCAACTCACAGCTGCTCTGGACTGCAGTTGAGAATGAGAATGAG gTGCATCAAACTCGTAGCAAGGCAAGTTCTCAAGAAATACCTACCCCCCAGTTCATTGTTGTGGACACATACGAAAGAGACTATGCTTGCACCTTCACACAAACCACATCATATATACGTGGAAGAGGAG CTCGGGCTGAGATTGGTGAATTTGTTGAATATGACCTGGATAATGAAGATGATGAATGGCTTGAAGAGTTCAACCATGATAAGATGACTCTTACACCTGAAAA ATGTGAGACCATTTTGTTCAAGTTGGAGGTTATGGATTATAAAGCTCGAGAACGAGCAGGAGTCATAACACCTACTTTTGGATCACCGATTCCTGTTCTTTTACAACTTGATGCAGCAGCAGAG GCTTTACAATTCCTATCTGTACGATATCCGGTATTCCAGTCTGTATATAGCTATTGGAAAGCAAAG CCTCCTCCACCAGTTAATGATTCAAATCCTTATAATGTATTCAGACCGAGGGAAAAGGCACACCGTCTTCACATGAGAAGG ATGCAAAGGAGGGAAAACAATGTGCAGTCATTTGAAAAACTTCGCCAG GTCAGGCATAACTTGGACCAGGCAAAGAAAGTGCTAAGATCTTTGATTAAG agagaagaaaagaagcggGAGATTGTTGAGTGCAAGGTCAAAATTCAAAGAATCCAGATTAAGTATAAG CATGAGGCATATCTCATTGAAGATGGATTCCGAAGCTTCCAACAACTTTCAAGCAAATTTACATCAAGTGAAGAGGTTTATGTTGATTCAGATGACACAATTAATGGTCATCAGGATGTTATCTCTGCCACTGTCCATCCAAAGTTTGCAGATTTCAAACTTGTTGCAGTCCCTACAGTACGAATGAAACGGGAGCTGAAGCAGAGGACTCTGTCAAATGGGCGTACAAGAAAGAGG GACTTGTATGAGCCAGTCATGCTGTTCACCGAATCTTTGGATCCAGACAAGCTTGCTGTTGCAGGCATTGTGCCACCAGTACTACCTGCTGAGGATAGCTCAGTTGCACCACCATACCAATTCCATGGTCGGATTGGTCGTGGAGGGCGCATCATCTTTGATCGATGGAACCCTCTTTTTGAAGCTCCAATTGGCCAGGAGAGCTCACTCTATCTACCACCAAATCCAGTGCCTCCCTCACCGATTGGCTGA
- the LOC103998377 gene encoding enhancer of polycomb-like protein 1 isoform X3: protein MTRLSFRPRPLDIHKKLPIVKSIKEFEEDETLVTAASTRNSQLLWTAVENENEVHQTRSKASSQEIPTPQFIVVDTYERDYACTFTQTTSYIRGRGARAEIGEFVEYDLDNEDDEWLEEFNHDKMTLTPEKCETILFKLEVMDYKARERAGVITPTFGSPIPVLLQLDAAAEALQFLSVRYPVFQSVYSYWKAKREWWQKPILRHLQPPPPVNDSNPYNVFRPREKAHRLHMRRMQRRENNVQSFEKLRQREEKKREIVECKVKIQRIQIKYKHEAYLIEDGFRSFQQLSSKFTSSEEVYVDSDDTINGHQDVISATVHPKFADFKLVAVPTVRMKRELKQRTLSNGRTRKRDLYEPVMLFTESLDPDKLAVAGIVPPVLPAEDSSVAPPYQFHGRIGRGGRIIFDRWNPLFEAPIGQESSLYLPPNPVPPSPIG, encoded by the exons ATGACTAGGCTTTCGTTCAGGCCTCGGCCACTTGACATTCACAAGAAGCTTCCCATTGTCAAATCCATTAAAGAATTTGAGGAAGATGAGACACTTGTCACAGCTGCATCCACCCGCAACTCACAGCTGCTCTGGACTGCAGTTGAGAATGAGAATGAG gTGCATCAAACTCGTAGCAAGGCAAGTTCTCAAGAAATACCTACCCCCCAGTTCATTGTTGTGGACACATACGAAAGAGACTATGCTTGCACCTTCACACAAACCACATCATATATACGTGGAAGAGGAG CTCGGGCTGAGATTGGTGAATTTGTTGAATATGACCTGGATAATGAAGATGATGAATGGCTTGAAGAGTTCAACCATGATAAGATGACTCTTACACCTGAAAA ATGTGAGACCATTTTGTTCAAGTTGGAGGTTATGGATTATAAAGCTCGAGAACGAGCAGGAGTCATAACACCTACTTTTGGATCACCGATTCCTGTTCTTTTACAACTTGATGCAGCAGCAGAG GCTTTACAATTCCTATCTGTACGATATCCGGTATTCCAGTCTGTATATAGCTATTGGAAAGCAAAG AGAGAATGGTGGCAAAAACCTATATTGCGGCACTTGCAG CCTCCTCCACCAGTTAATGATTCAAATCCTTATAATGTATTCAGACCGAGGGAAAAGGCACACCGTCTTCACATGAGAAGG ATGCAAAGGAGGGAAAACAATGTGCAGTCATTTGAAAAACTTCGCCAG agagaagaaaagaagcggGAGATTGTTGAGTGCAAGGTCAAAATTCAAAGAATCCAGATTAAGTATAAG CATGAGGCATATCTCATTGAAGATGGATTCCGAAGCTTCCAACAACTTTCAAGCAAATTTACATCAAGTGAAGAGGTTTATGTTGATTCAGATGACACAATTAATGGTCATCAGGATGTTATCTCTGCCACTGTCCATCCAAAGTTTGCAGATTTCAAACTTGTTGCAGTCCCTACAGTACGAATGAAACGGGAGCTGAAGCAGAGGACTCTGTCAAATGGGCGTACAAGAAAGAGG GACTTGTATGAGCCAGTCATGCTGTTCACCGAATCTTTGGATCCAGACAAGCTTGCTGTTGCAGGCATTGTGCCACCAGTACTACCTGCTGAGGATAGCTCAGTTGCACCACCATACCAATTCCATGGTCGGATTGGTCGTGGAGGGCGCATCATCTTTGATCGATGGAACCCTCTTTTTGAAGCTCCAATTGGCCAGGAGAGCTCACTCTATCTACCACCAAATCCAGTGCCTCCCTCACCGATTGGCTGA